In the Kaistella sp. 97-N-M2 genome, one interval contains:
- the ruvX gene encoding Holliday junction resolvase RuvX has translation MGQILAVDYGKARCGIAATDDFQIIASGLPTVETKNIFNFFRKYLSENTVEALVVGLPTDLKGNLNDVEADILKFLEKFKTEFPAVKIHRFDERFTSKMASFFISQSGKSKKKREEKGLIDKVSATIILQNFLEQK, from the coding sequence ATGGGACAAATCCTTGCCGTGGATTACGGAAAAGCACGTTGCGGCATTGCAGCAACCGATGATTTCCAGATTATTGCGTCGGGTTTACCCACGGTGGAAACCAAAAATATATTTAATTTCTTCCGGAAATATCTCAGCGAAAATACCGTTGAAGCTCTCGTGGTAGGACTTCCAACGGATTTGAAAGGGAATTTGAATGATGTTGAAGCTGATATTTTAAAGTTCCTCGAAAAATTTAAAACAGAATTTCCCGCTGTTAAAATTCATCGGTTTGATGAACGGTTTACGTCGAAAATGGCGTCGTTTTTTATTTCCCAAAGCGGAAAAAGCAAGAAAAAACGCGAAGAAAAGGGATTAATAGATAAAGTAAGTGCAACAATCATATTGCAGAATTTTTTAGAACAGAAATAG